The DNA segment TGGAGGCCCTGCTCGAGTGGGGCTTCGTCGACGCCTTCCGCCACCTGTATCCCGAACGGCGGCAGTTCACGTGGTGGGACTACATCGGGGGCCGCATCTGGAAGGACGAGGGCATGCGGATCGACTACGTACTGGTCACGCCGCCGCTCCTGCCGCGCCTCCGGGACGTGCGGGTCGACCTCTGGCCCCGGCGGCGCCGAACGCCGACGCCCTCCGACCACGCCCCGGTCATCGCGGAATTGGGATAACAGAGCCGTTCGGTTGGTGAAAGCCCGCATGGATTCGGCTTCTTCGACCCTTCGGGGAGGAGGGTTTTTCAAGCTTTGGCAGATAGGCAGTTCGGCAGATGGGCAGATGGTCCCAAAAGCCCTGGGGCTGATCCTTGCCCACCCGGCTTCTATCTGCCTATTTGCCGACCTGCCCATCTGCCGGATGCTTGAAAAACCGTGCTTCCCGGGCGTTGGGAAAGATTGTTCCGACGCCATTCTCACGAACCGAACGGCTCTGTTATCGGACGTCTTGTAACGCCCGGCCCACCGTAGGGGTATCTCTCCCGGAGTTCCGACCTTCATCGAACGGAGGGGTCGGCCTCTTGAGGCTTGATCGCCTCCCTGGAGGCAGAGATGGCGTTGGTCGTCATGTACGGTACCCTGTGGTGTCCGGACTGTTACCGGGCCCGGCGGTGGCTTCAACGGGCCGGCGTCAAGTTCGTCGAAATCAACATCGACTGGGACACGCACGGCGAGGCCGTGGTCTTGCGGGTCAACGGCGGGCGGCGTACGACCCCGACTTTCCAGATCGGAGAACGCTTTCTGACGGTGAGCCCCTTTAACCCCGAGGTCCTGGAGGAAGCCCTGCGGGCCGCATCCGTACTGCCGGCGCCGGCCCCGGCGGGTCTCCAATCCGGCGATTCAGCCGTCGGACCGTAGAGCGTATCTCCAAACCTCCATTCCACCGCTGAGACGCCGAGAACGCAGAGAAAAATCGAAGGAAAAACCTTCATTCTCTGCGTCCTCTGCGCCTCGGCGGTGAGTTTCGGAACAGGCTGGCTCTGCTGACATCCCGAGCCATCGTCTCAAAGCCCCCTGCGGCGTCCATCCCTATCTGGACGCCGGCCGTCATGCCGGCGTCCGCCCCCTGTGTCGGCGGGCCCAGGGCCTCCGGGCCTCTCCAGAAGCCTGAGGAGGATATCAACAGAGCCGAACAGGCTCTAAGGACGCCGAAAAGTCGGTCTGGAGAGCCTGGGCCGCAAAGAGTAGGCAGGCCTGAACGTCTTCTCACGTTAAACCTTACGGCCGGACTCCCAAATTCCCGGGCGGCTCGGGACCCCGCTCTGACGAGCGGGGCTGGGATAAAAAACGGGACCTACTTGGGCCAGTAGGTCCGGGACGCCCCATCCGCCATCCGCGTCCCGAATCCCGCATTCGGCGTCCCCTCTACCCCACCAGCTGGACCCGCTTCTGGAGCTGGAACATCGAGACGATCTCCTG comes from the bacterium HR11 genome and includes:
- a CDS encoding Putative glutaredoxin.1 is translated as MALVVMYGTLWCPDCYRARRWLQRAGVKFVEINIDWDTHGEAVVLRVNGGRRTTPTFQIGERFLTVSPFNPEVLEEALRAASVLPAPAPAGLQSGDSAVGP